The nucleotide window CGGCCGGAGGGGCCAGACCCGGGTGGTTGACACCAGTGGGGAGGACCACCATGGTTAGAACACACGCAAGGTGGTCCCTAGCTAGTGGCAAAACAAGTGGTCCCATCACCCTGGCAAATGACATTGAATCCGGTGTAACTCGGGAACCGAAAGCCGCCCAAGGTGGGTGGCTCTAGATCCCTTTTTGCCTGGCCAAAATGAGCAGTTGAAGAGGCCCAGTGCCTCTCGGCAACGGAAATACGGCGTCGCTTGTGACCGTGCGTCGGTTGAATGAATGGCGTTTAGGGTCCTCCAGGCTACTCGACTTAGCATCGAAGCAGGTCAGGCCGCCGTGACCTAGCATCAACGCAGGTCAAGCCGCCACGACCTTGCACAAAAACAGGTTCGATTTCCCGGGTGGACACATTTGGCCTGGTCACCCCCTTGGCCCTGAATCCTGACCCTGTTTTGGTGCTAGGTCACGGTGGGCCAACCTGTTTTGGTGCTAGGTCACGGTGGGCCAGCCTGTTTTGGTGCTAGACCGCGGCGGGTCAGCCTGTTTTGGTGCTAGGTCACGGTGGGCCAGCCTGTTTTGGTGCTAGACCGCGGCGGGTCAGCCTGTTTTGGTGCTAGGTCACGGTGGGCCAACCTGTTTTGGTGCTAGGTCACGGTGGGCCAACCTGTTCTGGGATCCGCAGCACCGGCCTGGGGGCTGGTGGGGTACGTGAGGGGCTAGCGCCTACGTTTATGCAGGTCGAAGCCGTGCTCCTCGCCCTGCGGGCTCGTCAACAATTTCGTTGGCCTCACAAAACCAAGCAAGGTTGGTTTGACTCGGCCTGCCTCATTGTGCGCGAGGGGGGACTTGAACCCCCACGCCCGAAGGCACAGGAACCTAAATCCTGCGCGTCTGCCAATTCCGCCACTCGCGCGCCGTCCAAGCGTAATGCATCTACCAGCGCCATCGCCTCGGCACCTAGGCCAGCCACCGCGACCGCCAACGCCGGCGGCCACCAGCCGAAGGTCGACCGGTCACAAACCAAGTGGTGTCAGCTTGGCTGCCAACCCGGCAACCTCCAGCCGAAGGTCAGCCAGTCACAAACCAAGTTTGGCCAGCTCGGCCGCCAGTGCCCGCCAGGCCTGGCCGCGGTGGGAAATCGCGTTTTTGACTGAGGGCGCCAATTGCGCCGAAGTCAAATCCATCCCGTCTGGAATCAGGATCGGGTCATAGCCAAAACCACCATCTCCGGCCGGTTCAGTAGCCAGGCGACCCGGCATTCTGCCGGCGGCGAAGACCTCACGGCCGTCAGGGAACACCGCCACCGCCACACATTCGAACCAGGCGCCGCGTTGGACCGGCGGCACATCGGCTAACTGGTCGACCAGAAGCGCCAGGTTGGCGCCATCGTCGCCATGCCCACCGGCCCAGCGAGCCGAAAACACCCCCGGCGCACCACCGAGAACTTCGACGCAGAGCCCAGAATCCTCGGCCAGGGCCACCAGACCACTGGCCTGGCAGGCGGCCCTGGCTTTGATCTGGGCATTGGCCAAAAACGTGACGCCGTCCTCGACCGGCACCGGCAGATCCAATTCGCCGGCGGTCACCAGCGTCCAGCCAGCCAAAGCGCCGGCCTGGTCCAGGACTTGGCTGACTTCGCGCACCTTGTGAGAGTTGTGGGTGGCCAAAACCGCCCGATGCCGGCCCTGGCCCAAGCGCCAGACCTCGCCATTGCTCGTAGCCGGGCCGGAATCACTCACTGGGCCAAGGCCTCGGTTTGAAGTCGAGTCAACGAGGCGCAACCGGCCACAGCCAGGTCGAGCAATTGGTCCAGCTCGGGGCGGCTAAACGGAACGCCCTCAGCCGTGCCCTGGACCTCGACAAACTGACCTTGGTCAGTCACCACCACGTTCATATCGGTCTCGGCCGCCACGTCTTCGATATATGGCAGGTCTAACATGGCCACACCATTGACAATCCCGACTGAAACCGCACTAACAGAGCCGGTTAGAACCTGCGCTGAGGCCTTAACTAGGCCTTCCCTCACACCCCAACTGACGGCATCGGCCAGAGCCACATAGGCGCCGGTAATCGCGGCTGTGCGGGTACCGCCATCGGCCTGAAGCACATCGCAGTCAAGCGTGATGGTGTTTTCACCCAAAGCCTTCAGATCGACCACGGCCCTAAGTGAGCGGCCAATCAACCTGGAGATCTCGTGGGTCCGGCCGCCAATCCGGCCCCGCACCGACTCACGGTCGGTTCGTTCGTTAGTTGACCTGGGCAACATGGCGTATTCGGCCGTGACCCAACCCTTGCCGGAGCCTTTGCGCCAGCGCGGCACCCCGCCAGCAAAGCTGGCCGCGCACAGCACCCGCGTCAGGCCAAAGGAGATAAGGGCAGAGCCTTCGGCAGCGGCTTGCCAGCCGCGTTCAATGGTGACGGTCCTGAGTTGATTAGGCGCGCGTCCGTCGACGCGCCTTGAGGCAGTAGACATATGCCAAGGCTAGCGCGCCAGCAGTCCGCGTGACAGGCGCCGAGAGGCTTGACGCATTTGCACAAAACACTGACCAAAGGAAATACGGCCAATAGGCCCCGGCCGGGACGCTGGTAGTTTTCACCGGCGCCGCTGCCGCTAAATCACGTAATAGTGATTTGACTTGGCCTGATGGATCGCTCCGGCGTACTCCCGCGCGACCTCAGACATGGTCTCATCGGCGTCATACCACGGTGGGATATGCGTTACCACGACCCGGTTTGCACAGGCCTTGGCGGCCGCCTGTCCAGCCCGTTTGCCGGTCAGATGGACCCCCCTGGAGGCGTCACGGCCCTCTTGGAAGGCGGCCTCGACCAGCAGCAGATCGGCCCCGGCCGCCAGTTCATCAAGGCCGTCACACAGGTCCGTGTCGGCGGAATAGGCCAGTTTGCGTTGACCCGAACCTACCGAGCTGGGGCCGGCCACGGAAAACCCCCAAGTTTCGACCGGATGGCGCATCAAATGGGGAGTGATCGTCATAGGACCCACCTGTACCGGCCGGTTGGCCTGCCAGGTCTGGGCCGGGAAAACCCGAGGTTGGGCCGGATCCAAGGAGTACTGAATGGCCGCCAGTTGCTGGTCGGTGCCGGCCGGCCCATAGACCTCCAGATCACCCAGCGCCGTGCCGGGCCGGTATTTGGCGTAGACGTGCAAGCCAGTCATATCGGCGCAATGGTCCGGATGAAGGTGGCTCAGCGCCACAAAATCGAGAGCCTCTGGCGTTAGCAGTCGCTGTAGCGGGCCAAAAGCCCCCGAGCCCATGTCCAAGGCAATGGTCCACTGCCGCCGGGCGGCGTCGTAACACTGCACCAAGTAGCAACTAGCCGGCGAACTGGGCCCAGCAAACGACCCAGAGCAACCAACCACGACCAGTCTCATGGCGCCACCGCATCACGAATCGGGGCGAAACCTTGGGTCAACGTGGTCTCCGGGTCCTGCCACTGTGTCACCTCGGGACCCAAGAAGCGTTGGGCTAGCGCCCTAAAGCGGGCCATATCGGCCGTGGCCATGAACTGATGGTACGGTGGGCGTGGGTCGCGCCGGGCCGCGCCGGTGGCCACCAGCGCCCTGAAAACATCCTTGGCGGTCTCCTCGGCCGAGCTAACCAGCGTCACCTCAGGCCCCATGACATAGCTCAGTACGCCGGTCAGCATTGGATAGTGGGTGCAGCCCAGGACCAAGGTGTCAACTCCTGCTCGCTGCAGCGGCGCCAAATAGCCGCGCGCCACCTCGATTACCTCCGGCCCGTCGGTGCGCCCGGCCTCGACCAGGTCAACAAAATCAGGGCAGGCTTGGAGGGACAGCTCCAGCTGTGGCGCGGCGGCGAAGGCATCTGGATAGGCGCCGGAATTGATAGTGGTCTCGGTACCAATCACCCCGACCCGGCCGTTCCTGGTGGCGGCCACGGCCCGGCGCACGGCCGGCCGGATGACCTCAAGCACTATGACACCGCGGCCCAGCTCATAGCGTTCGCGAGCGTCATTTAGCATCGCCGCCGAGGCCGTGTTACAGGCGATCACCAGCATCTTTACCCCAGCGCTAACCAGTGCGTCGAGGTGGCCCAAGGCCAGTTGACGAACCTCAGCGATAGGTCGAGGCCCGTAGGGGGTGTTGGCCGTATCACCTAAGTACTCAACGGTTTCGCCAGGCAGCTGGTCGATCACCGCTCTGGCCACAGTCAGCCCGCCCAGGCCGGAATCAAAGATCCCAATGGGAGCGTCACTCACCGTTACAGCCTAACTGAGCTGGCGCCGGCCCTTTGGCAGGCCCGGCCCGTTCTGGCAGGCCTGGCCAGGCAGCAGCTTGGCAGTCCGATGCCGGTCGCCTGCTGCCAGGTTTGCACCGCCTGTCGCGCGCAGCGGGCGCGATGCGCGGGTGGGAAGAGGCGGTCGAATGGCGCCGGGTAACGCCTGGCATTGTCGGTAGACACCTCCAATCCGCTTGGCGTTGTGGCTGGCCTTGTAGGCTGGGTCGCTGTGAGTGTCGCCTTGCTGACCGACCGGTATGAGCTAACCATGCTCCAGGCAGCCCTGCGCGACGGCACCGCCCAGCGGCAATGCGTCTTTGAGACCTTCGCCCGGCGGCTGCCACCGGGCCGGCGCTACGGCATTGTGGCCGGTACCGGGCGACTAGCCGAACTGCTGGCCAGCTTCCGCTTTGACCGAGATGACGGCAGCCTTGACTACCTGCTTCAGGCCGGAGTCATTGACGACGACACCGCCGCCTGGCTGGCCGACTTCCGTTTTGGTGGCACCATTCGCGGCTACGCCGAAGGTGAGTGCTTTTTCCCTGATTCGCCGGTCCTGACAGTTGAGGGCAGTTTCGCCGAATGCGTTTTGCTGGAGACCCTGGTCTTGTCGGTGCTCAACCATGATTGCGCCGTGGCCGGGGCGGCCTCGCGGATGACAGCCGCCGCAGTTGGCCGGCCTTGCCTGGAAATGGGCGCGCGGCGGACCCATGAACAAGCCGCCGTGGCCGCGGCCCGGGCCGCCTTTGTGGCCGGCTTTGCCGGCTCGTCCTGCTTGGAGGCGGGCCGGCGCTGGGGCGTGCCCACAATTGGCACAGCCGCCCACGCCTTCACCTTGGTGCATGATTCTGAACAAGCCGCCTTCGCCTCACAAGTAGCTTCGATGGGTGTGGGCACCACCTTGCTGCTCGACACCTATGACGTCGCCAAAGCGGTCGAACGGGCCGTGGCGGTGGCCGGGGTGGACCTGGCGGCCGTGCGAATCGATTCGGGCGACTTGACCATGCTGGCCGGTCAGGTCCGCCAGCTGCTCGATTCGCTCGGGGCCAAGCAGACCAAGATTGTGGTCACCTCTGACCTGGATGAATACGCCATTGCCGCTCTGGCTATTGCGCCGGTTGACACTTATGGCGTGGGCACGCGGCTGGTCACCGGCTCGGGCGCTCCAACCGCCGAGCTGGTCTACAAGCTGGTGGCCCGCGAGGGTGCCAACGGCCAACTCGAAGCCGTGGCCAAAACCTTTGGCGGCAAATCCTCGGTAGGCGGCGCCAAATGGGCTGGGCGCCGGCTCGATGATTCCGGTCAGGCCGTTGAAGAGATCGTGACCGTGTTGCCGCCAGGCACCGCTCCGCCAACCAACGGCGATATCCGGCCGCTGCAAGTGACCTACGTCAATGCCGGCCAGATCGACCCGGTTTGGACCGGCCAGGACGGGCTGCAACGAGCCCGCCAGAGGCACCTGGTTTCGAGAGACGAGCTACCGCTTCACGCCACCCGTTTGTCCCAAGGTGAACCGGTTATCCCAACCCTGGTCAACCATGGCTGAGCCCTTGGCGCCTGAGGCTGCGGCTGAGCCCTTGGCGCCCGAAATCGCAGCTGACCCCGGCCTGCCGGCAGCCGCTGCGGTCAAACGCCGTTGGCCCAGAAGGTTCGCGATTGCCTTGGTCAGTTTCGCGCTATTGGTGGGGGCCGGCACAGGCGGGCTCAATCTTTATGTTGTCACCAGCGCCAAAAGCCGAATCAAACCGGCGGCAGAAGTTG belongs to Micrococcales bacterium and includes:
- the rdgB gene encoding RdgB/HAM1 family non-canonical purine NTP pyrophosphatase translates to MSDSGPATSNGEVWRLGQGRHRAVLATHNSHKVREVSQVLDQAGALAGWTLVTAGELDLPVPVEDGVTFLANAQIKARAACQASGLVALAEDSGLCVEVLGGAPGVFSARWAGGHGDDGANLALLVDQLADVPPVQRGAWFECVAVAVFPDGREVFAAGRMPGRLATEPAGDGGFGYDPILIPDGMDLTSAQLAPSVKNAISHRGQAWRALAAELAKLGL
- the rph gene encoding ribonuclease PH, giving the protein MSTASRRVDGRAPNQLRTVTIERGWQAAAEGSALISFGLTRVLCAASFAGGVPRWRKGSGKGWVTAEYAMLPRSTNERTDRESVRGRIGGRTHEISRLIGRSLRAVVDLKALGENTITLDCDVLQADGGTRTAAITGAYVALADAVSWGVREGLVKASAQVLTGSVSAVSVGIVNGVAMLDLPYIEDVAAETDMNVVVTDQGQFVEVQGTAEGVPFSRPELDQLLDLAVAGCASLTRLQTEALAQ
- a CDS encoding MBL fold metallo-hydrolase, whose amino-acid sequence is MRLVVVGCSGSFAGPSSPASCYLVQCYDAARRQWTIALDMGSGAFGPLQRLLTPEALDFVALSHLHPDHCADMTGLHVYAKYRPGTALGDLEVYGPAGTDQQLAAIQYSLDPAQPRVFPAQTWQANRPVQVGPMTITPHLMRHPVETWGFSVAGPSSVGSGQRKLAYSADTDLCDGLDELAAGADLLLVEAAFQEGRDASRGVHLTGKRAGQAAAKACANRVVVTHIPPWYDADETMSEVAREYAGAIHQAKSNHYYVI
- the murI gene encoding glutamate racemase, whose amino-acid sequence is MSDAPIGIFDSGLGGLTVARAVIDQLPGETVEYLGDTANTPYGPRPIAEVRQLALGHLDALVSAGVKMLVIACNTASAAMLNDARERYELGRGVIVLEVIRPAVRRAVAATRNGRVGVIGTETTINSGAYPDAFAAAPQLELSLQACPDFVDLVEAGRTDGPEVIEVARGYLAPLQRAGVDTLVLGCTHYPMLTGVLSYVMGPEVTLVSSAEETAKDVFRALVATGAARRDPRPPYHQFMATADMARFRALAQRFLGPEVTQWQDPETTLTQGFAPIRDAVAP
- a CDS encoding nicotinate phosphoribosyltransferase, translating into MSVALLTDRYELTMLQAALRDGTAQRQCVFETFARRLPPGRRYGIVAGTGRLAELLASFRFDRDDGSLDYLLQAGVIDDDTAAWLADFRFGGTIRGYAEGECFFPDSPVLTVEGSFAECVLLETLVLSVLNHDCAVAGAASRMTAAAVGRPCLEMGARRTHEQAAVAAARAAFVAGFAGSSCLEAGRRWGVPTIGTAAHAFTLVHDSEQAAFASQVASMGVGTTLLLDTYDVAKAVERAVAVAGVDLAAVRIDSGDLTMLAGQVRQLLDSLGAKQTKIVVTSDLDEYAIAALAIAPVDTYGVGTRLVTGSGAPTAELVYKLVAREGANGQLEAVAKTFGGKSSVGGAKWAGRRLDDSGQAVEEIVTVLPPGTAPPTNGDIRPLQVTYVNAGQIDPVWTGQDGLQRARQRHLVSRDELPLHATRLSQGEPVIPTLVNHG